Proteins encoded within one genomic window of Trichoderma asperellum chromosome 2, complete sequence:
- a CDS encoding uncharacterized protein (EggNog:ENOG41~SECRETED:SignalP(1-19)): MRFHSFIALAAATAQSAAGLGINCHGDTLCGISYMSGGRLTQFQTIFDNIFEKRIYDNGDDVGCIEVHSVNFKGSFKGTYCAYVQNLDGSVSGATLKSLYTELVNYGCGICGSIPIHYDKGDDDVNHGELSFNMVDSLPDNCELNKPCSALS, from the coding sequence ATGCGTTTCCACAGCTTCATCGCCCTGGCGGCCGCGACCGCTCAAAGCGCCGCCGGCCTGGGAATCAACTGCCACGGCGACACGCTCTGCGGAATCTCGTACATGAGCGGCGGCCGCCTGACCCAGTTCCAGACCATCTTCGACAACATCTTCGAGAAGCGGATATACGACAACGGCGACGACGTCGGCTGCATCGAGGTCCACTCGGTCAACTTCAAGGGCTCCTTCAAGGGCACGTACTGCGCCTACGTCCAGAACCTGGACGGCAGCGTCAGCGGCGCCACCCTCAAGAGCCTCTACACCGAGCTGGTCAACTACGGCTGTGGAATCTGCGGCTCCATCCCCATCCACTATGACAagggcgacgacgacgtcaACCACGGCGAGCTCTCGTTCAACATGGTGGACAGCCTCCCGGACAACTGCGAGCTCAACAAGCCCTGCTCAGCGCTCTCCTAA
- the AAD14_1 gene encoding Putative aryl-alcohol dehydrogenase aad14 (EggNog:ENOG41) codes for MAATFFAFAPEPKTELGRHRILAPTAGIRVSPLALGAMSIGDAWSDLMGSMDKESSFKLLDAFWEAGGNFIDTANNYQNEQSETWIGEWAAKKGIRDQLVIATKFTSDYRSHELGKGKAQNFQGNHRKSLHVSVRDSLKKLQTDYIDILYIHWWDSTTSIKELMDSLHIMVEQGKVLYLGASDMPAWIVSAANTYAVDNGKTPFSIYQGRWNIMLRDFERDIIPMARHFGMALAPWDVLGGGKFQTKEALEERKKKGEGLRALISLPEQSAEEAKISEALAKVAAEHGITSITAIALAYVLHKAGNVIPIVGGRKVEHLMDNIQALSIKLTDDQIKFLEGVQSFDLGFPSAFLGPDPNITGYSPRLHRTAHYSFPNAGNPKSTV; via the coding sequence ATGGCAGCCACTTTCTTCGCGTTTGCGCCAGAGCCCAAGACCGAACTTGGTCGGCACCGTATCCTGGCCCCGACGGCCGGCATTCGTGTCTCGCCATTGGCCCTCGGTGCCATGTCCATTGGTGACGCATGGTCTGACCTGATGGGATCCATGGATAAGGAGAGCTCATTCAAGCTGCTGGACGCATTCTGGGAGGCGGGCGGCAACTTCATCGACACCGCCAACAACTACCAGAACGAGCAGTCCGAGACATGGATCGGAGAGTGGGCGGCCAAGAAGGGTATCCGAGACCAGCTTGTCATTGCTACCAAGTTCACTTCAGACTATCGAAGCCACGAgctgggaaaaggaaaggctCAAAACTTTCAGGGTAACCACCGCAAGAGTCTCCATGTGAGCGTAAGAGACTCCCTCAAGAAGCTCCAAACCGACTACATTGATATCTTGTACATCCACTGGTGGGACAGCACCACTTCCATCAAAGAGCTCATGGACTCTCTGCACATCATGGTCGAGCAGGGCAAAGTTCTCTACCTGGGAGCTTCAGATATGCCTGCATGGATCGTCAGCGCGGCCAACACATACGCAGTTGACAACGGCAAGACGCCTTTTAGCATCTACCAAGGCCGATGGAACATCATGCTGAGGGATTTTGAGCGGGACATTATCCCCATGGCACGGCACTTCGGCATGGCTCTCGCGCCCTGGGACGTTCTTGGCGGAGGAAAGTTCCAGACAAAGGAGGCCCTGGAAGAGCGCAAGAAGAAAGGCGAGGGGCTGCGCGCCCTTATATCACTTCCAGAACAGAGTgctgaagaagcaaagaTTAGCGAGGCGCTCGCCAAAGTGGCGGCAGAGCACGGCATCACCTCCATCACCGCTATTGCCCTAGCATATGTATTGCACAAGGCAGGAAATGTGATCCCTATTGTTGGCGGAAGGAAAGTTGAGCATCTCATGGACAATATCCAGGCCCTGAGCATTAAGCTCACAGACGATCAAATCAAGTTCCTCGAGGGTGTACAGTCGTTTGACCTGGGATTCCCTTCAGCCTTCTTGGGCCCTGATCCTAATATTACAGGGTATTCCCCACGACTCCATCGGACGGCTCACTACAGCTTCCCTAATGCGGGAAACCCCAAGAGTACAGTATAA
- a CDS encoding uncharacterized protein (TransMembrane:1 (n6-17c21/22o425-449i)~EggNog:ENOG41~MEROPS:MER0003669): MLMPNAALASAFDLALVNKRATDPATIIIPPPVSVSPSQVFEGVDGPWSSFELRVGTPAQNLRILPGTSSTQTLVVLPEGCQIIKVDDCADSRGKLFNTTASSTWKEIGLYNLGFENVLGFTDNGEFGYDTVGLGYLGSGGPVVNHSIIAGIAGTEFYLGVLALNPRPTNFTSQNDPQQSFMQLLKNESAIPSLSYSYNAGAPYRLNKALGSLILGGYDTSAYQDTNQTYKFFSDQSRDLSIGIKSISTNASADNTVLQSDLISMFIDSSVAEIYLPLDACKTFEKAFGLTYNTTLEMYLVSDSLHKKLTSENPVVTFEVTTPITGGSSFNITFPYASFDLEANPPLVKTASRYFPLKRAANDTQYVLGRTFLQEAYLIVDYERGNFSVHPRVWDANAKSNIVTIYPLNFQVLEPNQSSSHSSSLGGGAIAGIVIGVCVFIAAAAAAVLRFLVLPRRKKAAAAQTSQADSTTGMMLGSVDAASPETSRTLPAEALGGNLGELEGDETTPKPTPEVEGTTPASKTPLSELESAGTPPPAELATPAPLAELLSSEIYEMPGSDVPELQGSRVAAPLILTDSESSEFSFVAEPEVLNSNIPTGGDGPDDDTVEEKGGADAAQEDTPVKKSDEGKDEAENEKPPQKDSEGDEEVHKP, from the exons ATGTTGATGCCGAATGCAGCGCTCGCCTCGGCGTTTGATCTCGCGCTGGTAAACAAACGAGCCACAGATCCGGCGACAATTATTATACCACCTCCCGTATCCGTATCACCGAGCCAGGTGTT TGAGGGTGTTGATGGCCCTTGGTCATCGTTTGAGTTGCGCGTAGGAACTCCAGCTCAGAACCTTCGCATATTGCCTGGTACTTCATCAACTCAAACTCTGGTGGTGTTACCAGAGGGCTGTCAGATTATCAAAGTCGACGACTGCGCCGACAGCAGAggaaaactatttaatacaACAGCTTCCTCGACTTGGAAGGAAATTGGCTTATACAACCTTGGCTTTGAGAACGTCTTGGGCTTTACGGACAATGGAGAATTTGGATATGACACCG TCGGGCTCGGGTATCTTGGCAGTGGTGGCCCTGTCGTCAACCACTCAATCATTGCTGGCATCGCAGGCACGGAGTTTTATCTCGGAGTGCTTGCGTTGAACCCACGACCTACTAATTTCACATCCCAGAATGATCCGCAGCAGAGTTTTATGCAGCTTCTCAAGAATGAGTCAGCGATTCCCAGTCTGTCATACAGCTATAACGCAGGAGCACCATATCGGTTGAACAAGGCGCTGGGCAGCTTGATCTTGGGTGGCTACGATACATCTGCGTATCAAGACACAAATCAGACTTATAAATTTTTCAGCGATCAGTCGCGTGATTTATCAATTGGCATCAAATCCATCTCTACGAATGCAAGCGCGGATAATACGGTGCTCCAGTCTGACCTGATATCCATGTTTATCGACTCTTCCGTGGCCGAAATCTACCTTCCTCTAGACGCCTGCAAAACTTTTGAGAAAGCCTTTGGTCTAACTTATAACACGACACTGGAAATGTACTTGGTTAGCGACTCGTTGCACAAAAAGCTCACTTCCGAAAACCCAGTCGTCACTTTTGAAGTAACAACTCCAATTACCGGCGGCTCATCTTTTAACATTACCTTTCCCTACGCAAGTTTCGACTTGGAGGCAAATCCCCCGCTTGTTAAGACGGCATCTCGATACTTCCCTTTGAAAAGGGCAGCCAACGACACCCAATATGTTCTAGGACGAACATTTTTGCAGGAGGCGTACTTGATTGTGGATTACGAACGAGGGAATTTTTCGGTTCATCCTCGCGTGTGGGATGCCAACGCCAAATCGAATATAGTCACTATATATCCGCTTAACTTCCAAGTGCTCGAACCCAATCAAAGCAGTAGCCATAGCAGTAGCCTCGGAGGGGGTGCTATTGCGGGCATTGTTATCGGTGTCTGTGTCTTTAtagctgctgcggccgctgCTGTCTTGCGATTCTTGGTGCTTCCTCGCCGCAAGAAAGCGGCGGCAGCCCAAACTTCTCAGGCCGATTCAACAACAGGAATGATGCTAGGAAGTGTGGACGCAGCTTCACCCGAAACTTCTAGAACTCTTCCTGCAGAGGCTCTCGGCGGAAACTTGGGAGAGCTTGAAGGGGACGAAACAACACCGAAGCCTACACCTGAAGTCGAAGGCACCACTCCGGCGTCGAAGACTCCTCTGAGTGAGCTGGAATCGGCGGGCACCCCGCCACCAGCAGAGCTGGCAACTCCGGCGCCATTGGCAGAGTTGTTGTCCAGTGAAATTTATGAGATGCCCGGAAGCGATGTTCCAGAGCTCCAAGGGAGCCGAGTAGCAGCTCCTTTGATTCTTACAGACTCTGAATCAAGCGAGTTTAGTTTTGTGGCTGAACCGGAGGTATTAAACTCAAATATCCCGACAGGGGGAGACGGGCCTGACGATGATACAGTAGAGGAGAAAGGAGGTGCTGATGCAGCACAGGAGGATACCCCAGTGAAGAAGAGTGACGAAGGTAAAGACGAAGCAGAGAATGAGAAACCACCTCAGAAAGATTCCGAGGGAGATGAGGAAGTACATAAACCATAA
- a CDS encoding uncharacterized protein (EggNog:ENOG41~SECRETED:SignalP(1-19)) — translation MAGLSRAVAFILLGAAVRASPFASNGTITQPPTATTAAPHTISNVVCGTMSSFPGIILQEYEGLSTNPALQCQCLEQAYSWLETSNPPTRTLTRTIGTGVTTFTETITSTSTVVTSVVTTVVNTVETATVTGNFLDAQTNVWYGSASSPCCYSCTIAASTVEVFYWADVTETSSGFAPVTSFVSNGYTFQSPSVYIGFSSLSAIDYCGLVGQDFTNITVGFDPDELSTIVFSSSAAETVTHPNTADGGSITSTITFYTPVGSAALNTKDLERNCSTILGYNYIPGNPSNALNSSPDPCHPTIVIPDRVRSLDPAWASCITDGFGGFYDPPSALSSVTALLPPSSPPPVTTTAASPPRTTDSQPTSTPPPPPPPTSTPSPPPPPSSSSNPPPPPPPSSSSNPPPPPPPSSSSQGAGGGSGSSPPASSSPAGGNNPPPPASSSNGAGNGGSGSGTSASNPSGTPGGGNNGGGSSGGNGGGNGGSGNGGSGNGGSSGGNGGSNGGGNGSGNGSGSGSPPNGSDNNSSGSGSNSGGNGGSGSGNNGSGSNGSGNNGSGSNGSGSNGSGNGSGNGSGNQNGGGAAGSSTNPQNTGNGAPPNSIIAVGSATFTENSQSEFVHGSTTLVPGGPAVTLGGTTLSLPTSGSEIIVNGSTEPVSEATSGSQSSGAGETGAPGSQETSGGSSGNSGSTNTASSGLPSSSILSIPKSGASGLFSGAMENIQIVGAVMLVAFYI, via the exons ATGGCTGGTCTATCAAGAGCTGTTGCTTTCATCCTTCTCGGCGCTGCCGTGCGGGCGTCGCCAT TTGCCTCTAATGGCACGATCACTCAACCTCCGACGGCCACTACTGCGGCACCGCATACCATTTCGAATGTTGTATGCGGTACCATGAGCAGCTTTCCAGGCATCATTCTTCAAGAATACGAAGGCCTGTCCACAAACCCAGCCTTACAATGCCAATGTTTGGAGCAAGCATACAGCTGGCTGGAAACGTCGAATCCGCCAACGCGGACGCTTACCAGGACTATCGGAACTGGTGTCACTACATTCACAGAGACCATTACAAGCACCTCGACAGTCGTGACGTCCGTGGTAACAACTGTTGTAAACACGGTTGAAACCGCTACTGTTACGGGGAACTTTCTTGACGCTCAAACGAATGTGTGGTATGGGTCTGCGTCATCACCATGC TGCTATAGCTGTACAATCGCTGCCTCGACGGTAGAAGTATTCTACTGGGCTGATG TTACCGAAACATCGTCTGGCTTCGCTCCAGTCACCTCTTTCGTATCGAATGGCTATACCTT CCAATCTCCTTCCGTTTACATCGGCTTCTCTTCACTGTCTGCGATTGACTACTGTGGCTTGGTCGGCCAGGACTTCACCAACATAACGGTTGGATTTGACCCTGACGAGCTTTCAACCattgtcttttcttcatcagccgCTGAAACGGTGACCCACCCCAACACAGCTGATGGTGGCTCCATTACTTcaactataactttttacACTCCTGTTGGGTCTGCTGCGCTCAATACGAAAGATCTAGAAAGGAACTGTTCGACGATCCTTGGATACAATTACATCCCAGGAAACCCTTCAAACGCACTGAACTCTTCAC CCGATCCCTGCCACCCCACGATTGTGATTCCAGATCGAGTCAGGAGCTTGGACCCAGCTTGGGCTTCTTGCATCACGGATGGTTTCGGCGG ATTCTACGATCCCCCTTCGGCGCTCAGCTCTGTGACCGCTCTACTACCGCCCTCCTCTCCACCACCGGTTACAACTACAGCTGCCAGTCCACCTAGGACAACCGATTCTCAACCAACAtcgacgccgccgccacctcctccaccgACGTCGACTCCAtcaccccctccccctccttctAGTTCCAGCAaccctcccccccctcctccgccttcatcttccagcaaccctcctcctcctccaccaccctcatcttcatctcagggagctggaggcggTAGTGGTAGCAGCCCTCCTGCCTCTAGCTCACCAGCTGGCGGCAACAACCCCCCTCCACCAGCAAGTTCTTCAAACGGAGCTGGTAACggtggcagtggcagcggcacTTCAGCTTCCAATCCCTCTGGCACTCCTGGAGGTGGAAATAACGGCGGTGGTAGCAGCGGCGGTAATGGAGGTGGTAACGGAGGAAGTGGCAATGGAGGAAGTGGCAATGGAGGCAGCAGTGGAGGAAATGGAGGCTCTAACGGAGGTGGTAACGGCTCAGGCAACGGTAGCGGCAGTGGCTCACCTCCTAATGGATCTGATAACAATAGctctggcagcggcagcaactcTGGAGGAAACGGCGGTAGTGGAAGTGGTAACAATGGAAGCGGTAGCAATGGAAGTGGTAACAATGGAAGCGGCAGCAATGGAAGCGGCAGCAATGGCTCTGGAAACGGCTCCGGAAACGGCTCCGGAAACCAAAACGGAGGTGGTGCTGCAGGCTCTTCCACGAATCCCCAAAACACTGGCAACGGAGCTCCTCCCAATTCCATCATCGCAGTGGGCTCGGCGACCTTCACCGAGAACTCTCAGTCAGAGTTTGTTCACGGATCTACAACCTTGGTCCCTGGAGGACCTGCAGTTACTCTGGGAGGCACCACGCTGTCGTTGCCCACTTCAGGCTCTGAGATCATTGTCAATGGGTCCACTGAACCAGTCTCCGAAGCTACCTCTGGGTCACAAAGCTCTGGAGCAGGTGAAACTGGCGCGCCCGGTTCTCAAGAGACTTCTGGTGGCTCATCTGGAAATTCTGGTTCCACCAATACCGCCTCATCTGGCCTTCCATCATCCTCGATTTTGTCGATTCCCAAGAGCGGGGCGTCTGGATTGTTTTCGGGTGCCATGGAAAACATCCAGATCGTTGGCGCGGTTATGCTTGTTGCATTTTATATCTAA
- a CDS encoding uncharacterized protein (MEROPS:MER0037236~EggNog:ENOG41), protein MEERVFETRIGSKLHYFKRGNGPIMIVSPPAWGLSSKYLQEGLAPLEQTFTLVYLEFRGNGKSTRPDASEMTCWHLADDIEYLRQELQMERVPYLLGHSGGGTIALWYAIRYPDKVDRLVLLNHRLDGFDDSDSLKNSIIEKKRDPKMHAPLKAWTSSWDDLSDEKFAQKIRLFLPVYFFNPDASVQSKELNSIQTVPLWNYQLLHGNERKVQHQEQELGKVAAKTFMIFCQADPVCTPTQGIATQKGIVRSKLVIYEQCGHFPWIEKGEETFRDIIEFCAL, encoded by the coding sequence atggaagagagagtATTCGAGACGAGAATAGGTTCCAAGTTGCATTACTTCAAGCGCGGCAATGGGCCTATTATGATCGTTTCGCCGCCAGCTTGGGGACTCTCTTCAAAGTATCTTCAGGAAGGCCTCGCCCCGCTGGAACAGACATTTACACTGGTTTATCTCGAGTTTAGGGGAAACGGGAAATCCACAAGGCCGGATGCATCCGAAATGACCTGTTGGCACCTAGCGGATGATATTGAGTACCTTCGCCAGGAATTGCAGATGGAAAGAGTACCGTACCTGTTGGGTCACTCAGGTGGCGGCACAATTGCTCTTTGGTACGCTATAAGATATCCAGACAAGGTGGATCGTCTTGTTCTCTTGAACCATCGTCTGGATGGCTTTGACGACAGTGATTCGTTAAAGAACTCTATTATTGAAAAGAAACGGGATCCGAAAATGCATGCTCCGCTCAAAGCATGGACTTCTTCGTGGGACGATCTTTCCGATGAGAAATTTGCTCAAAAAATTCGCCTGTTTCTGCcagtttacttttttaatccCGATGCTTCTGTTCAGTCCAAAGAATTAAATAGCATTCAAACTGTTCCCTTGTGGAACTACCAGCTTCTACATGGCAATGAACGAAAAGTTCAGCATCAAGAGCAGGAACTTGGCAAAGTCGCAGCAAAAACATTCATGATCTTTTGCCAAGCGGATCCAGTTTGTACACCGACACAGGGTATTGCGACTCAAAAAGGGATTGTTAGGTCTAAGCTTGTGATATACGAGCAGTGTGGCCATTTTCCATGGATCGAAAAAGGGGAAGAGACGTTCAGAGACATTATAGAATTTTGTGCTTTATAA